gcctaaaaaaaaaataccaatttaTCAAAGGCCCCTGGGATACCCAGAGCAAGGACCATAATACTGACACTAATATAATCCCAAAGGTAAATACACATACTGCATTAGTTCATAAACTTTTGGGTTGCACGGAGAAATGTACCAAATTATTACCGTGCTGGAATACCCATACTAATGTGTATATGGGATACTCATTCTGACCTATATTTCAAAACACAGTCAAGATactagcaaaacatacaaatctgaGAAAACTTGGGTTTCGTGAAAGTGTGGCGGACGGAGGGACATAGCTTCTAATCTTTCACAAGGATAAACCTGGGATACCCAGGAAGCTGGGAAGACTTCAAAACAGTGGCCCACAGTTTCTGTGTCTATTGCTGGACGGGGCTTTGCCTCTACATATCTAAACGAGGGTCTCAAGTAAATGATCCATGACTCGAAGTCCCTTTCCTAGCCTCCAGCCCAAGAatctctattgcttaaaccagACAGGTCCCTCAAAAGGTCCCGAAATACCAATACCCATTGAAAGGACTCGTAAGTAAAAAGACTTAGGATgttgtggttaaataaaggctgcacagccataCTACCATCAGGTTTAGAGActgcagtctcacactggagataaGTTGATCTTGCCGCCGCTTAACCAAATCCACACGTCCACTTACTGGTAAGGGTAAGCAAGCCAAAACCAGACCAAtaagtgagactctggcacaacgtGCCCCTACTGGCCAATCCTTTCAGAACAGGAGACATGAACACACCCAATAGACCCAGCCCCCCCAAAGTCGATGTTTCCATAATTGTGTAAAAGCCATAGTTTCAGGAGCAAGGTCATACGTAATTGCTGTCATAACCCCAACCCTTTCCCCCGAATGTGCACAGTAGGGTAGTGTAAACTACCAACCTCGGAATGAAGGGATTAGTTAAATAGACATGAAGGacactgatccccaaaacaaCGACACTGCAGTTTGCGACGCAGGAAAAGTATTGCTCAACATATTTTGTTCCATAGTTGCGTCATGGAGATAACTTGTTTGTACATGCACTTGGGTTTAAATGCAGGAAGATGGAACCCTTTTTAGAGAAGGTGGTACCGAATACAATAAGGTTTCTAGTGGTGGCAACCACCAGGCCTGTATGCCCTCTGACCTAGACAAAACAATATAGATTGACTGTTGGTACCCAACATTATTAAAAAGGCAACTGCCCAGTATGATTGAAGGGCAGTACTCAAGCGGGcttttgatgttgatgttgaatAGGGTTTTAGTATGAGGTACACAAACTTTGGAAAGAAAGTGGCCTCCGAACTTCACACAAGGGGCTTGACTTTTAGAAAACAATATTCCCCAATAGTGTTATTTGTCTCTGACCTTAGGTTCTCTAGAACCAGTTGAGGTTCAAATGACTAAAAATTTCAAATAGGTCCTGTCGGGAAATAAACTTGTCAATTGGTAACGGAATTCAcccataaaagtttaaagtcccatattgccatcaaaagagttagttttgtaagaacttgcctTCTGAGTGGGAAATTTCAAATGCACTTTACTTTACCTACtagagttacattaatttcacttgcAGAATTCCTTTTTTTTAAGGCGAGTGCCTATAATTGTCTTATTGAAtaccatcaatatatacataccgtattaaagaaagtcacagtattccagtcatgaccatTACGGGATACCGGCTCCATAGAAGATCATGTAATGGTTATCCTATTTAAAGGATACAGTTTGAGATTGACAAAATTTGGGTGAAGTCTATGTTGTGAATGAATCTACtgtacattcaaaacaatcacagttacaacataaagcattaacaaagaaaaatgtgTGTGCATAAACATGCACAAGATTTCTAAATATCGTGTAAAGCCTGTTTTAAATTTAGCATCTTTATAGAGCACTGTGTTTGGGGAATGTCTGTATAATTAAAGTATGTCACTTCAATGGCTTAAATAGctgaaaatatatatcaattgtttaaaaaaatattttgggtgcATAGTTTTTTCTCGTGAAGGTGTAATCATGGACCATTTAAATTTGGTTCTGAATGTGTttagaattgaaagcaaaatatttaaacaaacaaaatcattgtaagtttgctatttttccaaaataaagtatatgtttacaACCACagaatacataaaaatgttagCTTATATGTTAGGCAACGTAcaacgtaaattgtaacgtagactgtttttttaaatacatgggtttaaagttaaaatgcaaagctatgttaaaacatattttgattgaattttaGATATGCTTTTTTTTAAGTGCTACAGTATTTTAAGGTAACAAACACAAGAGATATAGTTAGTTTGTTTCGTTAAAGTAAATtgtaacttaatttgatatatttatacgtgttttaagttaaaccttcagtttgaaatgccaaactatactgttgagaaacagaattatattgttttttttttttcaaactaataaagtgtgtttttaaaaaaaaatgaagacatacaataaaaattttgtatgttggtaacgtaaaatgtaatgtagaattcaatgaaagacatcttacaagttagaagtttgttgataaataagtatatagttttatttcatgtaactagagaatgtcaatataaaattgacagacatttttatgaaaaacatgtttgaagtaggtatgattgaaaataagcatactttggaagaatgacgttacatttaaaaatcgctaaaagtatgctttccctttaaattttttatagcatctataaatcattgtttttgctgaacttcgaactttttaaaagtaacttcaatttctaattacctggtcatctaaatttgcaataaaaacctttatgccaaaaatgttgcttttttagggtaacgtatctttttgcgatatttttcttctttaacatcacattttagatattgaaattttatcaaattggcagcatctagtatacaccttgtaataaaatatgcagaCTTGAAATGATTAACACATAATGGTACCATTTGTCtgtaatattgataaaaaattttgggtttttagggtaagtattttaaggtgttggttacggagaaaagccccactcgcccgttgcaaactttatgccaaaattttTCACCCCAAAATTGGGtttcaaaaaaattttggtccaCAAAATTCCCCCCGGGGGGTGGGGGGAAGCAAAACCCCTTCGGCTCATAGTCTAACTATATATCTACTGCTCTATTAAAGAAATGCGCTACGTTGAAATACAATAACGAATAGGTGGTGTTTTCTCGTGCACACTGTCCATTTCGAAGTTATCGCTATATTTAGTTTatgctaatttattttagctcgattgtgatgaaagctttaaacttatttgaactaCTCTAGGGTCCGCTTCCTTGAAAACCCAGTTCTGGTGTCATTTTGGAGCCTTGGTCGTGacccagtgaggctcgaaacccacgacctctggattcAGCGGCCAGACACCATTAACACTAGCCAAAACCCCTCCCCTTTATTTTTGTGATACATATCGGATgactttatgataaaaaagagCCAAATGTACGTTTACTCTTATCTATCATATAAGTTTTTGAAGATTTAGACACATTGTATGGAAGCCCGTATTCAAAAATAAATCCGCGATTCCGGAAACGTCAAATCCATATCGCTGCCGAATAAGTTCCATTTCGCACTCTCCCTATTACCGATTTATTTAATGCGTTACATCtgtagcgtgcacggtctagctcagtatattaaatataatataattttcctatgggcttccttgccgaatgattggaaaacaaatgattcttaaaatgattggtgaaatataaaataattaatgctaatcaatctatctcaatttaactgatgacgagcacTCAAAATTAGCGGATGGGATCTCTTGTAGTATGGCGATTCACAACAAACtatgcctgaggtgaataccatacattaagattttacctAAATACCACCAGATGTCGAGTTCCTATCGTCGTGGAACTTAAACGGAACGCAATGTTCTGAGTAAGAACCCAGACTATgataggaggtcaagaacccgatagtatttggcaatttattatattatttatttttcagcgaTGTTATTCAGTCGGTAGCTTGGCAGATTCTGATCACTTCGTGATGTTGCCCTGGTATTTATAACCTTTTTCCcaactgtaattaatgagcgctcaatgataatgacaaaatcaagctccttagtacaatGATCATCTAAGTGCGTAATTTGACTaatctttgtatattttccatTATTAACGCCTTAAATATTGGTTTTATCGTAGTAGTAGATAGAACTTTCTCTCTTCTATGTATTCATGAAAGATTAATGTTTACTTAATTAAGTCTACTGAATTATGACGGCTCATCGGTGGGTCGAAAACGTGGTACGAATATTTTAGGTACGAATCTTAAGGTATGTGactactaaatcaaatcaacatagGTATCTCGCCACACATCTTATGCATTTTacctagactggctcccgtccgtatgtttgttcttatttacatatataatataggcctttataagtttattcattaagagggaagtaacccCTGTatgttgtttctacattgacattttttattgtccctggctccgaacataggtatggttcagccatcagataaaatgtgctattttagaggtttaagattttcttattttgcctgcagtatttatataaaaataaccatgcagccagggagccaggctacatTTTACCGGCAAACATATGGTTTTAATCCCTCGAACAAATCATACATAAGATATCTTTTTCGTTGCCATGGTTATATTATGTAATCTCATCTTCGGAATAAACTTAACCGAACACATTTAGTGCATTTTGTGGATGTTTAGAGAAGGGCTGGGTGGATTTGCTGCAGAATAACGTGGATGTTGTTCTAACTTAATATTCAGTGATTTGCAAGAGTTTATATGCATCTTACAGGTGAAAATGTTTTCTATTTGCAATAAAGTAAAAGAAACTCGTTCAAAGAATATGTTAGAGAGAATGTGAATGTCTTTTTTAGATAAGAATggcaataaaatacatgtaattgtgcGGAATCAATAGAGTGACATCCGACACAACagcatattatttgcatttttaagaaataatctgtacatttatttcagatatatttattgtttctgTAAATACGAAATTTAAAAATACCGTAATTGATTGTATGTTCGAAATATTACCATGAAATATATTGGATATtgtcacagtgaaaaatatcaaatgtgtTTTTCACAGGTAAGAAATTATAAAATGGAcgaatttagtcaaaacatgaaataaaatgaaaatttgtttattttacatgtaagatcaaaatatctttcactcatgaatgCTATATCTTACAGTTTCACTTGTGGCGATGTAGCTATTCGTGAAAATATATCATCTGGTGTTTCACTTGTGAAAGATGAAACAAGCAAATATCCTCAACATTTAAAATACAAGTGTTGAACTCTACTCTTTTGGTTCCGTATAAATGTGAAAAGAATTCTAAAACTTTGCTTAATATACCAGTACTATGTTTTTATGTTGATTCAATGGCATATTGACCTCACTGCATCATGCATGTGAAGTATATGCAAGAAAACTAGCctcagtttgtttttgtttaactaCATATTTAACTGATATCGAATGGATCTGGAACAACtgcgtattagaccttcctgaatGGATATATTGTTATTAGGTATTAAATCTTCCTTAGTTGTATACAGCATTTATTTCGCGCTTTGCTGTTCTATCAGTTTTATGATCGAAATCTgtgcaaatttcattttaaaatgcttaaattataataaaatggCTTTTAGTTGACAGGGGGCGAGGGAGGCGGGGTGTAGAGATTACTGACTACatgaaacttttgaaatattcaacATCATTTCTTTATGCCAAAAGCATTATTAAATACCGcatcagaattttatttttcattttcatggcAATACCTGCGAAACAGTAAGGACAGTGTATAAAATCTTATGTTATTTTGCGCATTAGTCGCACTTTAAGCAATGTACAGTAATTAGGCTGCATCCTTGTGTTAAGATATGTGCTAGGGTtcacaaaatatatgttttagaaTTATTATTGATTCCTTCATAGAATAATTTGCTTTTTGTAACATTAACCAGCCAGACAAAACTTACTGTTTTCGGGTTTTCGGCAAGTGTCTTGATAACGCGAACGATCTGGCTGTTCTAGACTGGCTGTCGTCCCCaagtttgttcttatttacatatatcacttttcttcattaagagggaagtaactccagaaggttgtttctgcattgatattttttattgcccctggctccaaacataggtatggttcagccatcagataaaaatttgctattttagagtcttaaaattttctaataaaatgttttctgaatttctgtaaaaaaaaaaaataaccatgcagccagggagccaggctatggCTGTTCCATTATCAACTTATTTAGTGGACATAGAATGTATATAGCTTAACAGCGCTTCCTTTTATCTGGCAGCATACGTGGTTGAATAAATAGAATTGACCAGGGCATTTCAAACATaagtgaccttgaaattgatatgTCAAATTTCTCATTTCAGACAGATTTAAATACTTACCTTTTCCCGCGCCTTTGACAAGAATGAGATAAAATGAACGGAAATAACTCACATTTATACCAATATGCTTGAAACTGTTATTAACATAAAGGATTTACGAGGGAAGTTTTAGTGTTTCTGTAACTTCTTATCTATTTTAGATACTAGTAGTGAAGATGGCCATTCCAGTCTATGCAGGTGCGAACCAGTGCTTTAAGCAGCTTAATGAGAAACCAAGGGAAGCAACCTCGGGCACCGAACGTCAGAAAATAATAATGTTACAAAGTACAGAGGAAAATGTGTACAAGAGTGACATTCCTTACAATACTATTAGCAATAGTAATGCTATGAAATACAGAACGAAGTTCACGGgagaaaactgttttaaatgtgGAATATGTAGCTATATCAGTAATTTTAGATCTAATATGGATAGACACATGAAGTTACATTCTGGAGAGAAACGCTTGAAGTGTGACGCTTGTAATTATACGTGTAATTATAGCAGTTATATGAAGGCACATATGAAAATACACACAGAAGAGAAGCGCTTTGAATGTGATGTTTGTGGTTATTCTTGCAACCACAATAGCACACTTCAGACACATATGAGAATTCACACTAAGCCTTTTCGGTGTGAGTTATGTGATTATGCATGCGGACGAAAAGAATCCCTAAAGGTGCATGAGCAGACACATACTGGTGAAAAGTCCTTTCATTGTGGTGTTTGCGGTTTTTCATGTAGTCAAAGCTGTAATCTGAAGAAACATATGgtaatacatactggagagaaacattttaaatgtgaggtttgtgattatgcatgtaactCGAGGAGTTATCTGAAAATGCATATGAGAAAACATACTGGAGAAAAACTCTTCAAATGCGaagtttgtgattatgcatgtaactCAAGGTGTTATCTGAAGatacatatgagaatacatactggagagaaacgcTTTAGATGTGAAGTTTGTGATTATGCGTGTAATGACAGCGGTAGTCTGAAAAAACATATGAAGAAACATACAGGAGAGGAAGACTTATGCCTACCTCGCTCCGGTTTAtcgataaaattatctccctttttaacaCCTTTCATACCGTGATAGATACAATGTAAGTGGACTTGCTTGCAAAACAAGCAACAATtctttcatttcatgtaaaaactatgaaaatatttaaagaggaaAATGCTTTCTTTTAACTTTCAATTTCCTCACTACCGCTCATATAGAATGTTTTAATGttagatatatttatgtttgcttGTGAGAATTGCAGCTGCTTTCTATGTTGATCTATTTGTgcataatataattttttaacagttaGTTGATTTTTACGAATGAATAGgatttttaagttaaattaaatttatccGGATTTCCACGCTGTGAACCATTTAACGTGTTAGTGCCCATCTGTGCACAATCATATATTCATTGTTTGTTACCTGATACTAGTATTATTTGTTTGTAAAAGTGTCACTTTGGAAGGACTGTATATTGCACCGAATGTATTTAAATGCCCCAacatgcgaacagcatggatcctgaacagactgcgcggatgcgcaggctggtctgaatccatgctggtcacaaacgcactatgttgatattctcatggcgtggctcaattatagTAGAGTAATACTTTAAATGAGCTGATTGTGACTAGCACAAAGTAGAATTCatttaagaaagaaatgttttacaaGTGATGTCTGTAACTACCTGTGTGAAATTGTAGGCCCATGAATTGGCCGTAATTCTGGTCACATTACAGACGTCTACCCAGTACTAAACTACGTGCGCAAATGATGATGTCGC
This window of the Mercenaria mercenaria strain notata chromosome 5, MADL_Memer_1, whole genome shotgun sequence genome carries:
- the LOC128557038 gene encoding zinc finger protein 239-like; translation: MAIPVYAGANQCFKQLNEKPREATSGTERQKIIMLQSTEENVYKSDIPYNTISNSNAMKYRTKFTGENCFKCGICSYISNFRSNMDRHMKLHSGEKRLKCDACNYTCNYSSYMKAHMKIHTEEKRFECDVCGYSCNHNSTLQTHMRIHTKPFRCELCDYACGRKESLKVHEQTHTGEKSFHCGVCGFSCSQSCNLKKHMVIHTGEKHFKCEVCDYACNSRSYLKMHMRKHTGEKLFKCEVCDYACNSRCYLKIHMRIHTGEKRFRCEVCDYACNDSGSLKKHMKKHTGEEDLCLPRSGLSIKLSPFLTPFIP